The region TCCTGGCCCTGCGCGACGCCTACCGCAAGCAGGGCTACGAGATCAGCACCCGCGACGCGATCAGCTTCAAGGACGGCACCCTGACCTTCGCGGTGCGCGAGGTGAAGGTCGCCGCGTACGAACTGCAGTGGCAGGGCGCGCACACCACCAAGGACCGCGTCATCACCCGCGAACTCCCCGCCCCCGGCAGCGCGTTCAACCGCAACGAACTGAACGCCGCCATCGGCCGCATCGCCCGCCTGGGCTTCGTGCGCGTCACCACCGAGAGCGTCCGCGCCGACCCGCAGAACCCCGAGAGCATCACCTACGTCCTCGGCGTCGCCGAGACCAAGACCGGCATTCCGGTCACGCTGGGCCTGACCTACGATCAGTTCAACGGTGGCTTCGCCGGCGACGCCGGGTACACGAACAGCAACGTGTTCGGTCTGGGCCACAACCTGACCGCCAGCCTCGGCGGACAGCAGAACGAAGCCGGGCAGAACCTCGTCGGCGGCGTCAGCTACACCATCCCCTGGCTGGACGTGGACTTCCTGGACTTCCGCAAGACGCCCACCAGCCTCAGCTTCAATGCCGGAAGCAGCGTCGGCGGGAACAACGCCCTGTTCACCAAGGACACCGACACGCCCGCCAAGACCGACACCGGCTGGGACTACACGACCCGCGACACCAGCTTCAGCGTCAGCGCCGGGCGGAGCCTCGCGAAGAACCTCACCGCGAACGTCGGCGTGGGCGTCAGCTACAAGACGTACTACCTGGAGGCCCTCCAGAGCGGCGACAAGAACACCGTCACGTACAAGGACGCCGCCGGGACCGACCAGACCCGCACCTTCACCGAAGCCGAGGCCCGGGCCCTGGTGCCCGAGACGAACCTCACGACCCGGCTGTCCACCGGCCTGAGCTACGACAGCACCACCAGCGGCGAATTCCCCGACAGTGGCGTGCGCGCCAGCGTCGGCGCCGCGTACTCCTTCGGCCGTCAGGGCGACGCGCCCCTGAACTGGACCACCCTGAACGGCGGCGCCAGCACCTACTACGGCTTCGGGCGCACCATCGAGAAGGACCTGGGCGTCAGCAACAAGCAGCAGGTCTTCGCCGTGCGCGCCAACGCCGGGACCGTCCTGGGCATTGACACCGCGCCCGCAGGCACCGGCTACGCCATCGGCGGCGGCAGCGTCGCCACGCCCTTCCAGCTGCGTGGCCTGAAGGACGGCGAGCTGTTCGGCACGAACTACGTCACCACCAGCGCCGAGTACCGCTACGACTTCGGCCTGAAAGCCGGGATCGCGCAGGGCCTGTACGGCGTGCTGTTCGCCGACGCCGGGACCGCCTGGGGCGGCAGCGCCACGAACACCGACCCCAGCCTGAAGTACGGCTTCGGGGCCGGCGCGCAGCTGAACCTCGGGATCGGCGGGGCGCTGCTGCCCAGCCTGCGCTTCGACTACGGCTTCAGCCCCCAGACCGGCACCGGGAAGTTCTACTTCCGCATCGGGAACTTCTGGTAAGCCCCTGATCCGGACTCCGATTGAACGGCTGACAAAGCCGTTCAAATCCGAGTGGAGCGAGTGGGAGAAAAACGCCCCTCCGGACGTGCAGTGAACAGATCGGTGGTGTGCCGATCTGTTCACGAAACAAACGGAATCCGTATGACCTGCCCCGCGCGGGCCGTCCCCGGCATCATGGTCGGGGGCGGCCCGCGCGCTAGCATGTCCGGATGACTGCTCATCCCCACCCCGGAGGCCGCCCGTGGAAGGCCTGATGCTCGCGCGCGTGCTGCGCGACCTGAGCGGCCAGCTGCCGCTGCGTACCCTGGGCTGGGCCTTCCCGGACGAGACGACCGCCGCGCTGCTCCTCGACGGGCCGCGCCTGGGCGGGCAGACGAACCTGGTGCTCGCGTACCGCCCCCCGCAGCCCGTGGTGTACCTGTCGCGCGAGCGGCTGCGCGGCGAGCCCCGCAGTCCCTTCCAGCGCTTCCTGGCGGCGCGGGTCCGGGGTGACCTGCTGCGCGCCGAGCAGCTGAAACTCGACCGGGTGATCGCCCTGCATTTTGCGGGCGAGACTGGGTTCGTGGACCAGCCGCCCACCCGCCTGCTGTTCGAGGTGACGGGCCGCAACGCCAACCTTCTCGTGCTGGATGAGGGCGAGGGCTTCGAGGGCCGTATCGTCATGGCCGCCCGTGAAATCACTGGGAGCCGCAACCGCTTCCGCACCATCCGCACCGGGGGACGCTACACGCCGCCGCCGCCCTACGAGAAACTCGACCCGCGCACCCTGAGCCCCGAACAGGCGCAGGCGCTGCGGCACGTGCCCGTCGGGCGCTGGCGTGAGCAGCTCGACGGTATGGGCCCGCTGCTGGGCGCCGAACTCGCGCGCCGGGCCGACCTCACCCCCGACCGCCCGCCCGGCGAGGCGTGGCCGCGCGTCCTGACGGCCGTGCAGTCCCTGGTGGCCGACCCGACCGTCAGCGAGGGCGCGCTGCAGGACGGCGCGCGCGAGGCCGCGCGCGGAGAGAAGGCCGCCACCCTCCGCAAGGCCCTGCGAGAACCGCTCGACAAGCGCGTCACGCTGTTGCGTAACCAGCTCACGGATGTCACCCGCGCCGAGGCGGGCCTCACCGACGCCGCCCGCGACCGGGCCGAGGCCGACCTGCTCATGGCCTACGCCCACACCGTGCCTGCCGGGGCCAGCACCGTCACCTTACCCGCCTTCGACGGGAGCGGCGAGCAGCCCGTCGCGCTGGAACCCATGCTCAGCGCCGTGCAGAACGCCGAGAAACGCTACGCCCGCGCCCGCCGCCGCGAGGACGTCTACCTGCGCCTCGCCGAACGGGAAGGCGCCCTGCGGGCCGAACTCGCCGAGGCCGAGGCCCGCGTGCAGGCGCTCGACACCGCCGATCTGCCCGACCTCGAGGCCCTGAACACCCGCGTGCAGCAGGAACGGCCCGAGAAGAGCCCCTACGGCACGCGCTTCACCACGCCGGGCGGCCTGGAGGCGCTGGTGGGCCGCAACAACAAGGAGAACGCCACCCTGACCCACCGCGTCGGCCGCAGCATGGACTGGTGGTTCCACGCGCAGGGCTACCCTGGCAGTCACGTGCTGGTCCGCGGCGGCGGGCGCGACCTGGACCTGCCGGACATCCTGTACGCCGCCCGGCTGGCCGCCGCGAACAGCAAGGCGCGCGGCAGCAGCAACGTGCCCGTGGACTACACCCGCATCAAGCACGTCTGGAAACCACGCGGGGCGCCCGCCGGACAGGTGCACTACACCGACCAGAAGACCGTGTTCGTGGACGGCACCCTGCCCGAATAGGCCCCGCGGCCACGCGACCGTGTCCCGCCGCCCGGTGCGCGGCGCGGCGCGGCGTACAATGGCCGGTCGTGGAACGCATCATGTTCAGGGCCAAGATTCACCGCGCCACCGTCACCCAGGCCGACCTCGACTACGTCGGGAGCATCACCATCGACCAGGACCTGCTCGACGCGGCGGACATCCTCGTGAACGAACGGGTGGACATCTACAACATCACCAACGGCAACCGCCTGAGCACCTACGCCCTGAGCGGCCCGCGCGGCAGCGGCGTGATCGGCATCAACGGCGCCGCCGCGCACCTCGTGAACCCCGGCGACCTCGTGATCATCGCCGCGTACGGCAACTACAGCGACGAGGAAGCCCGCACGCTCGAACCGCACGTCGTGCACGTGGACGCCCGCAACCGCCAGATCCAGCTGCAACCCGCCTGACAGCGGTCGGCAGCAGAGGTGACGGGCGGGGTGCTGGCCCTTCGATGCCACTGGACACCGCTGTGAACACCGCTGTCGTTCTCGGGCGCCCGCCCTGCCTGATTCGGAGGTCTTGAGGGAGCTCTTCGCGTTCTCTCAGCAGAATTCAGAGGGATTGAAGGTCTTTCTCAATCCCGATGAATCGAGCGGAGCGAGCACCTGGGAAGGACAGCGGTTGGAGGTGGAGTTGAGGGGCGTGCTGTTGGCCCCTCAATGGAACTGGAAACCGCTGTCTGAATGCTGCGGTCACGCCGCCACCCGGTCCAGGGCTGGCGGGTTCTGTCGTCCCAGTGGGCGCCGAGAGCTGGACGCCCCGCATCAGGGGGGACCGTAAAATCTTTAACACTTCTTCATCGCGGTGCTATGCTGACCCGGTGCCCCGCTCGCCCATCTGGTCCACCCTGGTGCTGATCGGTGCTGCCGCCCTGCTGGGCTACGCCGCCTGGCAGCACCACACCGCCCTGATGGCCGGCGCCGCCCTGCTGATGGTCGCCGCGACCGTCGGCGCGTCCGGCCTGACGCGACTGCTGCCGCTGGGTGCGTTCGCTGCCGCCTTCCTGACGTCCCTCGTGTTGCGCGGCCCGCGCCTGGACCCGCTGGACCTGCTCGCCGCGCTGCTCGTGCTGGGCGGCCTGGGCTTCCGGATCGTGCGGGAGCAGGTCACCGCCCGGCAGCTGGCGTGGCAGCGCAACACCATCGCCGCGCTGCACGCGGGCAGCGAACGGCTCGCGGACGCCCGCGACGCCGACGCGATCATCCGCGCCGGGATCGGCATCCTGGACCGCCTGCAGGTCGCCCCGAACCTGGCGTTCGTCGCGTACCGGCAGGGCACCCCGCACATCCTGGCCGCCAAGGGCGCCTTCGAGCCGTTCCTGGAGCGGCCCATCCATCCCAGCGACAACAACAGCCGCAGCGTCCAGGCGGACCACTGGGTGGCCGAGGAGGCACTGACGCTGCTGAAAAAACCCCAGCGGCGCCACTACCACGTCGCCCCGGTATACGGCCGCGCGTCGAACCACCTGGGCGTGCTGATCATCACCCGGAGCACCACCGAACCCTTCGACGACGCCGAGAAGAGCGTCGTGGCGTCCTTCGCGCGGCTGCTGGGCGCGCAGCTGGGCCAGTGGAACGCCATCCGCGACCTGCGCGACGCGAACGACCTGACCCTGCGCTCGCTGGGCGCCGCGCTGGAGCACCGTGACGACGACACCGGCGGGCACACCAGCCGCGTCGTGAACCTCAGCGTGCGCCTCGCGCGGCGCCTGGGCTGGGACGAGGATCAGGTCAAGGCGCTGCGCTGGGGCGCGTACCTGCACGACCTGGGCAAACTGGCCATCCCCGACGCGGTGCTGCACAAACGCGGCGCGCTGGACCCCGACGAGCGGCGCGTGATCCAGACGCACACCACCATCGGGTACGACATGCTGCAGGACCTGCACTTCCTGCCGGCCGAGACGCTGGATCTCGTGCGGTACCACCACGAACGCTGGGACGGCACCGGGTACCCCAGCGGCCTGCGCGGGCAGAACATTCCCGACACGGCGCGGCTGTTCACGATCGTGGACGTGTTCGACGCCCTGACGAACGCCCGCCCGTACAAGCCCGCCTGGACCCGCGACCGGGCCGTCAGCGAGATCCGCCTGCAGGCCGGGCGGCAGTTCGACCCGCAGTACGTCGAGGCGTTCCTGCGCATGATGGCCGAGCACGACGAGGCGCACCTCGTGGTGTGATCCGGGATTCACGGCGACATGAGGGGCCGCGTGCTGGACAGCGGCCCCTCCCTCCTGCCCGGGTTCAGTCGAGGTCGAGGTCCGCGCGGGTGGGGGCGTACGCCCCGGCGTGCGCGCAGGCGGCGGCGGCGGCCCGCAGGCCCACGCGCAGGTGCTCGGTCCACAGGGCGTCCGGGTGCTCGGTGGCGCTGACGAGCAGCCCGGCGCACAGGGCGTCCCCGGCACCGACGGTGTCCACGACCTGCACGGGCGCGGCCGGGAGGTCGGCGCGGCCCGCGCTGTGGTACAGGCTCGCGCCCTGCGCGCCGCGCGTGATCACGATCGGGGCCTTCGCGTTCAGGCCGCGCAGGCGGCGCATGACGTCGGCCTCGGACTGACCGGGGAAGAAGAACGCGAGGTCCTCGTCGCTGAACTTCATCAGGTCGGCGCGGCGGGCGACCTGCTCGAACACCGCCGGGTAGTCCGGGTGGCGGTGCGTGATGCGGGCGTTCGGGTCGAAGCTGATGCGCACGCCGGCCGCGCGGGCCGATTCGATCAGGCCCAGGAGGGTGTCCGCCAGCGGCCAGCGGCTCAGGCTGATGCCGCCCACGTGCAGCCAGCGGGCCGCGCGCAGCCAGCCGTCCGGGAGGCGGGTGGGGTCGAAGTGCAGGTCGGCGCTGTTCTCACCCAGGAAGCGGTAGGCGGGTGGATTCGCGGAGTACACGACGGCCATCAGGGTGGGCGCCGGGACGCGTTGCAGGAAGCGCGGGTCCAGCCCGGCGTCCTGCGAGGCGCGCTGCAGGTCGTCCCCGAAGTTGTCCCCCCCGACCGCGCCCGCGAAGGCACTGGGCACCCCCAGCGACGCGCAGGCCCGCGCGACGTTCCACCCGGCCCCGCCGGGGTGGGCGTGCCAGGCGTTCCCACCGGCGGTCACGAGGTCGGTCAGGGCCTCACCGGCGCTGACAATCAGGGGCAGGTCGTTCTGGGGGAGGGACATGACCCTGTCATCCTAGCGTGATGGTCACGAGACCACTCCCGGGCGGCCCCGCGCCTGTCTGACCTGCCCGGTGGGGGAGGCAGGGCCGCAAGCCCGCCGCGCCGATCATGGCCCGATCATGCCCCCGGTGGCACCCTGTGATCAGGCGGGGTTCGGACCACTTCCGGGGGGGAGTTGAAGGTCCGGACCCGCCGATCTGTCGTGGACTGTCATACGGATTCCGTCTGTTTCGTTAACAGATCGGAACATCACCGATCTGCCAACTCCACGCCCGGAACCCGCTTCGCTCCTTCTCGCATCCGCTCGGGTTGAAAGTTTTTGCAAACCATTCAACTGGAGTTCTTATCAGGCCCGGTTCACCGGCAGGCGGTAGCGCACCACCCGGAAGTCGAACACGTCCCGTTCGTCCACCGGCTCGAATCCGAACGTCTCGTACAGGCGCCGCAGGGCGGGGCGGCTGGCGGCCGTGTCCAGCTTCAGCCAGGGCCGACCCGAGTCGCGCGTGACCTGCACGGCTTGCTCCAGCAGCGTGTGCGCCAGCCCCTGCCCCTGGCAGGTGGGGTGAACGGCCAGTTTGTGCAGGTACAGCGCCTCGCCGGGCGGGTCGTCCGGCCAGCAGGGTGGATCGACTTCCAGCAGGCTGAAT is a window of Deinococcus grandis DNA encoding:
- a CDS encoding BamA/OMP85 family outer membrane protein, which translates into the protein MRHPLTLAVTVLLAAPAVAQTAGTVQDVTVVGTSDLLANFIRATLTTQTGTPLSGVNLRQVEQEVVASGYFKSAVAELRSVGGKDTLVITVVPNPTIKDVTITGLTFLPAEGFKKSVADLLNIAPGATLNNQRIEEAKTALAQNFQQEGYPFAPSISADVKTAADGTVTINFVVDETAPVTRVEVDGVTLLPATQVTTIFKPLYDARRFTPDAYYGAVQQLQQAYDDAGYLQAGVDVGSSTLEGGVLKVKVIEGRVSTVNLDDLGNPQVTLQTQPGQPVNLTRLQADVRTLSNQTGKPVGFAIQPNPQNPAQVTVLFGSAGVETGPVKAVAIQGNTLIPTATLQAALKTRVGDVYSPQLAQQDFLALRDAYRKQGYEISTRDAISFKDGTLTFAVREVKVAAYELQWQGAHTTKDRVITRELPAPGSAFNRNELNAAIGRIARLGFVRVTTESVRADPQNPESITYVLGVAETKTGIPVTLGLTYDQFNGGFAGDAGYTNSNVFGLGHNLTASLGGQQNEAGQNLVGGVSYTIPWLDVDFLDFRKTPTSLSFNAGSSVGGNNALFTKDTDTPAKTDTGWDYTTRDTSFSVSAGRSLAKNLTANVGVGVSYKTYYLEALQSGDKNTVTYKDAAGTDQTRTFTEAEARALVPETNLTTRLSTGLSYDSTTSGEFPDSGVRASVGAAYSFGRQGDAPLNWTTLNGGASTYYGFGRTIEKDLGVSNKQQVFAVRANAGTVLGIDTAPAGTGYAIGGGSVATPFQLRGLKDGELFGTNYVTTSAEYRYDFGLKAGIAQGLYGVLFADAGTAWGGSATNTDPSLKYGFGAGAQLNLGIGGALLPSLRFDYGFSPQTGTGKFYFRIGNFW
- a CDS encoding Rqc2 family fibronectin-binding protein, which encodes MEGLMLARVLRDLSGQLPLRTLGWAFPDETTAALLLDGPRLGGQTNLVLAYRPPQPVVYLSRERLRGEPRSPFQRFLAARVRGDLLRAEQLKLDRVIALHFAGETGFVDQPPTRLLFEVTGRNANLLVLDEGEGFEGRIVMAAREITGSRNRFRTIRTGGRYTPPPPYEKLDPRTLSPEQAQALRHVPVGRWREQLDGMGPLLGAELARRADLTPDRPPGEAWPRVLTAVQSLVADPTVSEGALQDGAREAARGEKAATLRKALREPLDKRVTLLRNQLTDVTRAEAGLTDAARDRAEADLLMAYAHTVPAGASTVTLPAFDGSGEQPVALEPMLSAVQNAEKRYARARRREDVYLRLAEREGALRAELAEAEARVQALDTADLPDLEALNTRVQQERPEKSPYGTRFTTPGGLEALVGRNNKENATLTHRVGRSMDWWFHAQGYPGSHVLVRGGGRDLDLPDILYAARLAAANSKARGSSNVPVDYTRIKHVWKPRGAPAGQVHYTDQKTVFVDGTLPE
- the panD gene encoding aspartate 1-decarboxylase, producing MERIMFRAKIHRATVTQADLDYVGSITIDQDLLDAADILVNERVDIYNITNGNRLSTYALSGPRGSGVIGINGAAAHLVNPGDLVIIAAYGNYSDEEARTLEPHVVHVDARNRQIQLQPA
- a CDS encoding HD-GYP domain-containing protein, with protein sequence MPRSPIWSTLVLIGAAALLGYAAWQHHTALMAGAALLMVAATVGASGLTRLLPLGAFAAAFLTSLVLRGPRLDPLDLLAALLVLGGLGFRIVREQVTARQLAWQRNTIAALHAGSERLADARDADAIIRAGIGILDRLQVAPNLAFVAYRQGTPHILAAKGAFEPFLERPIHPSDNNSRSVQADHWVAEEALTLLKKPQRRHYHVAPVYGRASNHLGVLIITRSTTEPFDDAEKSVVASFARLLGAQLGQWNAIRDLRDANDLTLRSLGAALEHRDDDTGGHTSRVVNLSVRLARRLGWDEDQVKALRWGAYLHDLGKLAIPDAVLHKRGALDPDERRVIQTHTTIGYDMLQDLHFLPAETLDLVRYHHERWDGTGYPSGLRGQNIPDTARLFTIVDVFDALTNARPYKPAWTRDRAVSEIRLQAGRQFDPQYVEAFLRMMAEHDEAHLVV
- a CDS encoding carbohydrate kinase family protein; amino-acid sequence: MSLPQNDLPLIVSAGEALTDLVTAGGNAWHAHPGGAGWNVARACASLGVPSAFAGAVGGDNFGDDLQRASQDAGLDPRFLQRVPAPTLMAVVYSANPPAYRFLGENSADLHFDPTRLPDGWLRAARWLHVGGISLSRWPLADTLLGLIESARAAGVRISFDPNARITHRHPDYPAVFEQVARRADLMKFSDEDLAFFFPGQSEADVMRRLRGLNAKAPIVITRGAQGASLYHSAGRADLPAAPVQVVDTVGAGDALCAGLLVSATEHPDALWTEHLRVGLRAAAAACAHAGAYAPTRADLDLD
- a CDS encoding GNAT family N-acetyltransferase; this translates as MTGPLTFTQGDLQAAATVVGATARHQEALGRTLWPPASVTPERLAPHYPAPTWHVAWRGGAAVGAFSLLEVDPPCWPDDPPGEALYLHKLAVHPTCQGQGLAHTLLEQAVQVTRDSGRPWLKLDTAASRPALRRLYETFGFEPVDERDVFDFRVVRYRLPVNRA